The proteins below are encoded in one region of Coffea arabica cultivar ET-39 chromosome 4c, Coffea Arabica ET-39 HiFi, whole genome shotgun sequence:
- the LOC113739477 gene encoding kunitz trypsin inhibitor 5-like produces MMKASLLFILSFLVFSISVSTNSSFTSAAEAPEPVRDVAGKMLRTDRHYYILPAANVFDKFRGGGLTLSGIGKNTCPAAVFQETSEQKNGIPLAFLPVNPKKGVVRVSTDLNIKFAYPETCGQSPVWSIDNYVYPSGDSFVNIGGVVGNPGPKTLSSWFKIEKFGYQEYKLVYCPAVCSYCKVICKDVGIEFQNGKRRLHLTTDYPLRVVFKKA; encoded by the coding sequence ATGATGAAGGCATCACTACTCTTTATCCTTTCATTCCTTGTCTTTTCCATTTCCGTTTCCACAAACTCCTCCTTTACTTCAGCTGCTGAAGCACCCGAGCCAGTGCGCGATGTAGCTGGAAAGATGCTGCGAACTGACCGCCACTACTACATATTACCAGCAGCCAATGTCTTTGACAAATTCAGAGGCGGAGGTCTTACACTATCCGGCATTGGCAAGAACACTTGCCCAGCGGCTGTGTTTCAAGAAACGTCTGAGCAAAAAAATGGCATCCCCTTGGCATTTTTGCCTGTGAACCCGAAAAAAGGTGTGGTTCGAGTCTCCACAGATTTAAACATCAAATTTGCTTATCCAGAAACCTGTGGCCAATCTCCAGTTTGGAGCATTGATAATTATGTTTATCCATCTGGTGACAGCTTTGTCAACATCGGTGGAGTTGTTGGAAATCCTGGTCCTAAGACTTTAAGCAGTTGGTTCaagattgaaaaatttggctatCAGGAATACAAGCTCGTCTATTGTCCCGCGGTATGCAGCTATTGTAAAGTTATTTGCAAAGATGTTGGCATAGAGTTCCAGAATGGCAAAAGACGTTTGCATCTCACGACTGATTATCCACTCAGGGTCGTATTCAAGAAGGCATAA
- the LOC113738861 gene encoding kunitz trypsin inhibitor 5-like: MKISLLFMISFLLFFISTVSSFSSAAEPEPVLDIDGNVLRTNHYYYILPAKVRGRFRGGGLALSSIGNDTCPVGVFQELSEQRNGIPLTFSPVKPRHGVVRTSTDLNIEFAYPETCGESPVWRVDNYLDPLVDSFVSIGGVVGNPGPATLGSWFKIQKFGYDYKLVYCPTVCSNCDVICKDVGILYQNGERRLFLNDYPLRVVFKQA; the protein is encoded by the coding sequence ATGAAGATATCACTGCTCTTCATGATTTCATTCCttctatttttcatttccaCAGTCTCCTCCTTCTCTTCAGCTGCTGAACCCGAGCCAGTGCTCGATATAGATGGAAATGTGCTTCGAACTAACCACTACTACTACATATTACCTGCCAAAGTCCGCGGAAGGTTCAGAGGTGGAGGGCTTGCGTTATCGAGCATTGGCAATGACACTTGCCCAGTTGGCGTGTTTCAAGAATTGTCTGAGCAAAGAAATGGCATCCCCTTGACATTTTCGCCTGTGAAACCGAGACATGGTGTTGTTCGTACCTCGACAGATTTAAACATCGAATTTGCTTATCCAGAAACCTGTGGCGAATCTCCGGTTTGGAGGGTTGATAATTATCTTGATCCATTGGTTGATAGCTTTGTATCCATCGGTGGAGTTGTTGGAAATCCTGGTCCTGCGACTTTAGGCAGTtggttcaaaattcaaaaatttggctATGACTACAAGCTTGTTTATTGTCCCACAGTCTGCAGCAATTGTGATGTTATTTGCAAAGATGTTGGCATATTGTACCAGAATGGGGAAAGACGTTTGTTTCTGAACGATTATCCACTTAGGGTCGTATTCAAGCAGGCATGA
- the LOC113738859 gene encoding kunitz trypsin inhibitor 5-like translates to MKISLLFLISFLPFFISTVSSFASAAEPEPVLDVAGNVLRTDLYYYILPANVRGRFGGGGLTLSSIGNDTCPVGVFQELSAQRNGIPVTFSPVKPRNGVVRISTDLNIEFAYPETCGESPVWRVDNYLDPSADSFVSIGGVVGNPGPATLGSWFKIQKFGYDYKLVYCPTVCSYCDVICKDVGILYQNGERRLFLIDYPLRVVFKLA, encoded by the coding sequence ATGAAGATATCTCTACTCTTCTTGATTTCATtccttccatttttcatttccaCAGTCTCCTCCTTCGCTTCAGCTGCTGAACCCGAGCCGGTGCTCGATGTTGCTGGAAATGTGCTTCGAACTGACCTCTACTACTACATATTACCCGCCAATGTCCGCGGTAGGTTCGGAGGTGGAGGGCTTACATTATCGAGCATTGGCAATGACACTTGCCCAGTAGGTGTGTTTCAAGAATTGTCTGCGCAAAGAAATGGCATCCCTGTGACATTTTCGCCTGTGAAACCGAGAAATGGTGTTGTTCGTATCTCGACAGATTTAAACATCGAATTTGCTTATCCAGAAACCTGTGGCGAATCTCCAGTTTGGAGGGTTGATAATTATCTTGATCCATCGGCTGATAGTTTTGTATCCATCGGTGGAGTTGTTGGAAATCCTGGTCCTGCGACTTTAGGCAGCtggttcaaaattcaaaaatttggctATGACTACAAGCTTGTTTATTGTCCCACAGTCTGCAGCTATTGTGATGTTATTTGCAAAGATGTTGGCATATTGTACCAGAATGGGGAAAGACGTTTGTTTCTGATCGATTATCCACTCAGGGTAGTATTCAAGCTGGCTTGA